In Amphiprion ocellaris isolate individual 3 ecotype Okinawa chromosome 3, ASM2253959v1, whole genome shotgun sequence, one genomic interval encodes:
- the slc13a1 gene encoding solute carrier family 13 member 1 has product MLRSLSRDLWNYRSIVLIILSPLLLLPLPIVIGTKEAECAFVLLLMAIYWVTEAIPLSMTAMLPAILFPMFGIMSSTSVAKEYFKDFHFLLMGVICLATSIDKWGLHQRIALRLVTMVGVNPARLMLGFMSSCAFLSMWVHNTSAVTMMMPIVDAVLQQILKDNTGGRAGEDSPNLQLDETEGHAEEIEESVSDRKQPVDPTETFTCVQIQPAAAQADVNMPTAPSRHARDLMMCKAMCIGIAYSSNIGGIATLPGTSPNLIFSEYINQIYPNCNCINFGNWLLLCLPISLIILLLTWMWLCWLFIGSDFKLLWKCVGEQSEEKKAARKVLEDKYKLLGDMSSQEIFTGVVFLVMVLLWLTRSPGFIPGWASLFPHHSDYITDATVALLLGLLFFIVPAYGPSRKYESMISWKEFQALMPWKVALLVGGGFALAEGTKESGLSLWVAKLLTPLGDLPVLATITVACIIVTTLTEVASNAATITIFLPILSPLAEAIHVNPLYILIPTTLCTSFSFLLPVSNPPNAVVFAYGHISVIDMVKAGIGVNVIGVLAVMLAVATWGVPLFALDTYPDWAPVLPSFNSTAP; this is encoded by the exons aTGCTGAGGAGTTTGAGCAGAGACTTGTGGAACTATCGCAGCATTGTCCTGATCATTCTTTCACCacttctgctgcttcctcttccTATTGTTATTGGCACAAAG GAGGCAGAATGTgcttttgtgttgctgctgatgGCAATATACTGGGTGACAGAGGCAATTCCTCTGTCCATGACTGCAATGCTCCCCGCCATCCTCTTCCCCATGTTTGGCATCATGAGTTCCACCAGT GTGGCAAAGGAGTATTTTAAGGACTTCCACTTCCTGCTCATGGGTGTCATCTGTCTAGCCACATCCATTGATAAGTGGGGCCTCCATCAGAGAATCGCCCTGAGGCTCGTCACTATGGTGGGAGTCAACCCTGCACG GTTGATGCTGGGCTTCATGTCCAGCTGTGCCTTCCTCTCCATGTGGGTCCATAACACCTCAGCTGTTACCATGATGATGCCCATTGTGGACGCTGTTCTTCAGCAGATCCTAAAGGATAACACTGGGGGGCGTGCTGGTGAAGACAGCCCTAACCTACAGCTGGATG AAACTGAAGGCCATGCTGAAGAGATTGAAGAATCTGTGAG TGACAGGAAGCAGCCAGTTGATCCTACTGAAACCTTCACTTGTGTTCAGATACAGCCAGCTGCAGCTCAG GCTGATGTGAACATGCCTACAGCTCCCAGCAGGCATGCACGGGACCTGATGATGTGCAAAGCCATGTGCATCGGCATCGCCTACTCTTCCAACATCGGCGGCATCGCCACACTGCCAGGAACCTCTCCCAACCTCATCTTCTCTGAGTACATCAACCA GATTTACCCAAACTGCAACTGTATTAACTTTGGGAACTGGCTCCTGTTGTGCCTGCCTATCAGTCTTATCATACTGCTGCTGACTTGGATGTGGCTGTGCTGGCTCTTCATTGGCTCAGA CTTCAAGCTCCTGTGGAAATGCGTAGGCGAGCAGTCTGAGGAAAAGAAGGCAGCAAGAAAAGTGCTAGAAGACAAATACAAGCTGCTGGGAGACATGAG TTCTCAGGAGATCTTCACTGGTGTGGTTTTCCTTGTGATGGTGTTGTTGTGGTTGACCAGATCTCCAGGTTTCATACCAGGCTGGGCCTCTCTCTTCCCTCA TCACTCGGACTACATCACAGATGCCACTGTGGCTCTTCTGCTTggcctcctcttcttcattGTACCTGCCTATGGACCCTCCAGAAAATATG AGTCTATGATCTCCTGGAAGGAGTTCCAGGCCTTGATGCCGTGGAAAGTGGCCCTTCTGGTCGGTGGAGGATTTGCGCTTGCTGAAGGCACAAAG GAGTCGGGCCTGTCTTTGTGGGTGGCCAAACTGCTGACACCACTGGGTGATCTTCCAGTCTTGGCCACAATCACAGTTGCCTGCATCATTGTCACCACGCTAACAGAGGTGGCCAGCAACgccgccaccatcaccatctTTCTCCCCATCCTCTCTCCTCTG GCAGAGGCCATCCATGTGAACCCGTTATACATTCTGATCCCCACCACCCTGTGTACTTCCTTCTCCTTTCTGCTGCCAGTGTCCAACCCACCCAACGCTGTTGTGTTTGCCTACGGACACATCAGTGTCATAGACATG GTGAAGGCTGGAATTGGTGTCAATGTGATTGGTGTTCTTGCTGTCATGTTGGCTGTGGCTACATGGGGAGTTCCTCTATTTGCTCTGGATACATATCCCGATTGGGCACCGGTTCTTCCTAGCTTTAATTCCACAGCACCTTAA